The Daphnia pulex isolate KAP4 chromosome 7, ASM2113471v1 genome includes the window tatttccttcgACCTCACACGACTGAAAAATCAGCATAAAattaagagaaagaaaaggaaactgaATCAACACTCTCCTCCCTTCCGCGAGTGTAAAAACTAGACATGGATAGATTTGCTCGTTAAATAACGCGCACTGCATAGAAGTGCGGGAACGAAACAATTCAAATGGTATGGGAGATGGAGAATTATGGAGTTTATCGCTGAGAAAGACTACGgatattttcaaaccgttGCTAGATGTGAAGCAAGaagaaacagagaaaaaggcatTTATGTACAGTGACGCTCATAATCTCTTCAATGTTCTCTTTTTGTCCTTGGCCACTGGCTTTTTCTTATCCGCCAAAACTGTGCGATCAGTAGCAGCTTTTTTCGATGCTGTAGGGCCTTCCGTTGGGTTGTTGTCTTCATTCAAGTGGGCATCCGCGTTCGACTTCAATCaaggaatgaaaatgaaataaatacagtAAGTTGgtaaatttggttttgtttacCTGATTTTGACTAACTTTGGCATGAATTTCAGTCATCATTTTTGCTCTTTGAAAGTAATCTTCATAATGCTCTAATAAGAGCTTGCCAGCCTCTTCATTCAAAGCCGACTCTGCATTGGGGACAATTAGCAAACATTTGATAGtctaaaaaagagattttagGTTAGTTGTGAAATAGAATTGAACTCTTAAATAGTCGCACCAGAAATATATGTTTGATACCCAGATCAGGCTTCCAATCTTTCTTCAAGGTGTTGACACAAATTTCGCCTTGTTGCGAGACATTGGgatgaaatattttggttaAAAAGAAACCTTTCGGAGGACCAGAGGGGAAATCTTTTCCTAGCACTAATTTTACTCTAAAATGTCCACTAGCATATGGGGTACCAGCTGATTGTGGgggaaatgatttaaaatgatttaattttaggctttatttttaaatgagaaTTACTCTTACCAGGTCCATCAATAATGGCTTGAATATCAGATATGTCTTCTTCATTGAGAATAACTTTGATGCCTTCAGGTGGATCACTAATAAGCTGTTGAAGTTCCTTGCAAATTTGGCGACTAACTTGAGGTGCCAAGTTTTCAAACGAAACCTAGATTAAACGGTTCAAAATGGGCGCAACTTTAAAGTCTAAAATTGCAAGCTGTAACtcaattttctaaaaacttACTGAAGCCATGAgggttaaaaacaaaagagcagAAAAGTGATATGTTCACGAAACAGAAAACGGAAgagtaaatttgaaaagaattttgataCGACCGTTAGAACGGTTAGAATTTGGACAATATCAGGAAATTTTGGCCTCAGAGTTCAGAGACAACAAGAATACAAGATGCACACCGTTGCCGAAATGGgtaccaatttaaaaaaaacgtattcgaaaaatttatttattttttttatgattttaaaataaaaacattttctttcgacATGAATTGGTTTTTATTCGTGAAAAATCTGCGTTGAATTTCAAGTAATTTGCAACTCGCGAGTTTCACATTCTATTTTCAAGGTCCTTGTCAACGTTGCGTGTGAGTCACGAACCTTTCTCACATGCCATaatatttattctatttttttatacgTGCCGTCTCGGGCTCTTGGTTTCTTAAAACTGTCTAATATAATAGGTTTCAAAATGCCTGATATCCTTCTTGTATCCGACCAGGTGActattttcgtttgtttgcaGCACACTAAACCCattgtttatgtttttctGCCCAATTTCAGGAAAAGAGGATAAAATCTCTAAAACGGCGTATTGAAACCTGGCGTGTTTTTCTCGTTGCCTTGTATTCTGTCCTCATATGGACTGAATCCTGGTACCCTGCACCTATTGTTGGAACCATTAGCACTGTATTTCTGTAggttctatatttttaaaaatttttcctgTGACATGATAAAGTTTCTGTTCGTTTATTAGGATGTACTGGTATTGGAATCCTCCAATCATCACCTCCGTATCTCTATTTTTTCTGATACTCAGTTTGATTGATTACAGTGTTCCTAGAATATGTAGCTGTATATCACAACCTCATCAATGGACAGCATTGAATGGTATACATTCTTCATCTCATTTTCTTACTTGATCAAAAGGTAACTTGATCATTTCTCCATAGAGAAAAAGTTTGAGATAATCTGTGAAACTCTGGTGAAAACTCAAGATAAAATTTACAACCAGATGACATATTTTATTGATCTCAAAAGGACAAATCCTAAAATGGTGATTTCTTTAATTGATACAGTGCAtagattttgatatttttaaatgtaaccTGTTGTTATGTTTTATCTTCCAGTATTTCTTGTCACTCTTTTCATTCTGCAGTCTTTCAGCTTGGATTGGTTATACAGTCAACAATTGGctcatttgttttattcttggtatgtaatattattaattaaaactaTTTAGTATTCTGAATTGTAATCAGCATTTTGATTGTTATAGTCACACTCATCTCATTGTATCCTGGCGTCAAACACAACGAAGTACTATCAAAATTTCTGTCGATATTCCTACACCGAGTCACCAATGGCATCCGATCGTATACAGAAAAGGATTCCgttaaaaataagtaaatggGAACTTGATGAGTCTCAAAGTCAGAGTTTGTGTCTCTACTATCTTAGGTTTTTAAATCACGATTggggcttttttttaatggtatTTTGGCATACTAGTCTTTGATTTCTGTGCTTGAATGTTCAATCAAGATAATTCTCTTTGTTCGTTTTGTTTCCTAGTTTTCTTAAGTTCAAACTGGAGCAACGAACTTTAAAATTCCGTGATTCAGAAGTACTTAAATTATTATGATGTACGTTTAGAAATTGTACATTTTAGTAAAATTTGCCTCACAGAATTTTGAAAGGGGAGAGGAGTAAGGTGGATATATCCTGAAAGGGTTTTCCATATTACTCTGACTCtatctccatttttttttctttattacgcTAATTTAATGATGACATTGACAAACTCAGAAGTAGGATCATATCCTACTAGGATTAAATGAAAAGAGCAGCTGAACAAAAAATCTTTGTATTATTAATCAAAATATACGAAGCATTTGATGTGTTGAAAACGGTCCTTTATTTTTAGCATAACATCACGAAGTACGTACACGTACACTGTTTACAAACGACGGTGTTCGCCTTCCTACATTAATGAACTTTCTATATTTTTAGGATACCTGATGTTAGGTTATTACTAAAATCGGTCATGTGCAGAAATACTATTATCACTGATCGAGAACTGTTCCGTTAGTTTCGGCTTCATTCAGGATCATTAACGCTTCAATGAGAAGGTTTCGAAGTGGAGGGTTTTCGGTCGAGGTTTGAGGCATGTTCGGATGGTCGTTGTTTGTTTCCGATGTTTTCCTTGAAGGATTCAAAGACAGATAGGTACTGCGGATTGATGCGTCATCATCATACCAACGAGAAGGAAAATCGTTCTTTGTTTCTGATGTTTTTCTTGAAGGATTTGCAGAGAGATAGACACTGGGAAGAGACACGTTATCATCAGGCTGGGCGTTACTGAATGATAGCCAAGGAGAGCCATCGTTTTGAGTGGAGGTATCAATTATATCTTTAGCGGAAATGGAGGATTGCTCAGATTGATGTTGTCCTAATCCCCATCTAGGAATGGATTCCAGTGCATTTGCGATATTGGTCAAAGAACGCTCAGTTAAATCGGGGTTATAATTCACAATttctgattgttgttgttgcagagGTAATCCGCTTCCGGATTCGAAAGCTGTTACGAAATCGGTAAGAGAAGAACGCTTACGTTCAGGGTTAGTCAATGCTTTTCCCATGGAATCCGTGAAGTGATGGGCAAAATCGAATGCCGtctgaggggggaaaaattcattgaaatcTTATTAGCTGTAAGTCTAACTATAAAAATAGACCTACTTTGGATTTGAGAGCAATAAATTCGTTTGATAAATTTTGTCCAGAATGACTAAGTTGCAACGTATTGTTCGAAAATGAACGTACAACTCGCCGCACTTCTTTCGCTTGCACAGCGAGTGCATGGCTCGTTTGCTCCCACTTTTCCCTAACTTTTTTGgactgaaaaaaacaaacaaattcaagcATTCGTAACATTACTTCTattcttaaaattatttttttcttttcttaccttCAGAGCCTTAGTGATGAAATTGATGACAATCGCCCAATACGCAATGCCCAGCGTAACCCAGATAATCCAAGAAATTCGGTACAGCCACAACAGCTTGCTATTCGTTTGCTGAgctaataaaaatcaaatgaatactCAATAGGTAACATAAATTCCGGATAAATTCTTGAAGTTCTCAAAACAAATGTTTGTGCCTCACCCGCAACAATGTCTCCAAATCCGACCGATGTGAgtgtcaaaaaggaaaaatatgttGCATCCAAGTAAGACCAGCCCTGTAGGAATCGTTATAACAATGAATCAATTCATCAATGCATACTCATTTTTCTATTGGCACCTCTATGAAAACGAATATTGCTGAcggaaagaagatgaagacagCCAATccaggaataagaaaaaagatcgCTGCGATAAAGATGCTGTGCCGCTTATCGTCGTTTCTCTGCTTTTTCTGTCGGCGTTCGTACAAGTACAAAAACATGTTGCTGAAGTAGTCGCTAGTCGAAGCGAGGAACACTACGCATATCGGGATCCCGACGAATCcgtaaaaaatgcaaaatacTTTCCCCCAATCGCTTTTTGGACTGAACAAATTTAACAATTAAATTATGTTGAACGCGTCCATTTCTTCAAACGTGATTAATACCTAAAATTTCCGTAgcctaaaatttttttataaaaattggaATGGTCAACACATTTTTAGCAAAAAGTatcaagaacaaaagaaaaaataaatcctcGTTTGTATGCGTATAGGTTGGGTGTGCAATTGTGCATACTAATTTAGATGCCAAATATATTTAGAAAGACTGTACAAGATCCGACTCGTTCACGGCCAGATTgttcaaatagtttttttttttctaagtgggTTCCGCTTAGAAAAACCGGTAAGAATCAGCCctcaaataatatttgaataattatgCAATACGTTTTGCCTTAATGGCACATTGCGCGCGTGCTCTGAGTAGACTAATAGGCAGATTTTATGAGAAAACCGGTCAGATTCAGTAGGCTAAAATATTACTTTGGCGACAAAAACAAAGGCCGAACAAAGgttgaaagaaagaacgaGATTTTAACGCAACATTAGGATTACCAAAAAGATTGGTCGCTTAAAGATTCGCAGCCGTCTATGTGAtttgtttgaaacaaaaaaatctaatttaagTCACgtaatgattatttttattacttttgcaCTAGACGGCGAAgttctcttttgattattaatcattaattCCGCTTTAGATAAAGACCTGATCTTACAGGTTGTTACTAGAAGAAATTATAGAAATACTTTGGGGTAGAAACATGAGCAATGAATCCAAGAATCAAAagagtaaaattaaattttcggtTACCGATAGTGGTGAGAATGTTCATGCACAGAAAGAGAGCGCTTGAAAACTCCCAGGCGACATCTCCAGTATCGTTCACATCAGTGACATTTTCCAACTTCACAGTCAGGTTGTTGCAAGATTCTCTGACCACACCGAACCATATTTCAAAATGGTCGTTTTCATAATTCGCGCCGCCTCTACTGACTGATGCGGAATATTCAACTGAtaatcataatttaaaaatcttttaattaaaaataagcaCCCCCAAGAGCTTTGAAGACAAATAATTTGTGCGTACCTGAATTCATCAGATCCTGACAGAAACTGATGTTTATTGTCATCGCTGAAATATCagtattaaaaaaagtatAGGCTAGAAgaataatttgttatttcttcttttagaatTTTACCCTTTGAAGGATAGGACAAAATCCCAACCAATCAAAACACATAAAACATTATGGTTAGCttctaaataaattataattacGTACATCATTGACTATGTCAATAAAAGAAACCAGGAAAGCGTATAATTAAAAATGAGCTAGGCTATAATAGGTTAATTGGAAATTTTGGAAgtataataattaaacaagaaaacatttcgcCCGTTTGTTTTTACGTTTTTCCACTGGTGGGAGGTGGTACATTGGATTTTCGATGTAGTAATAAACCAGTCCTCCTGCTACTAAGTAGAACCAAAATCCAACATGAATAGTTAGCGAGCTTTTCCATCCCATCTTGGAAATTCAGCTGATGCTCCGTCGGATGAACTTCAATTGCTGTTTGCAGATAAATTACAAATAACTGTCAGTGAGAGGCATCAGTTTGGCTTTACCGTGAAGACACAGTTACACCATGCAGGCAAGCCACGTAGGCTTCAGAGAAGTGTCGGTGGTTGACTGAAAATATCAGCTTTGCGTTTCATAGAAAAGTGGCTTTCATCACAAACGACATATCCCGAATGCCAACCAGATTAGTTGGAAGTGTCCTAGTCGCATATCAATACGTGTCCGGACTGAATattttcgtttcttattttcgATGGATAAAAGTTGAGTGTTATTCATTAGGAAAACCTTGTATTCCGAAAATAGAGCAAATAGTTTAAAGAAATAGCTAGAAATTTCTCAACCAagattatttatatatttgtttcaaattattattgcgGAATGTGCCAGTTTATATATTATGAACTTGTTGGATGACTTTCTGAATTTATTCTTACATCCCGTTAACATCAATCAAAGTAGCGTGTCCAGTTTCTGCCCGGATTACACCGCTCCAGTGTTGTTCAGATTTTTCGAATTGAAGCGGCTTCACAACTTTAAAGTAAATGTTATAATCATGTCCGCTAGATGGCTCATCGTGACTTAACCGGCTATCCGATTCCGTCATATTCTCATCATTCCATGACTTTCCGTATTTAATAGATTAAAGCTATAATGCTATTATTACTGTAGTTAAAGATAAATGAGAGTTGGTGTGCTGGTATATCAATTCTTATCCAGAATTGTTCCGTTAGTTTCAGCTTCATTCAGGATCAGTAACGCTTCAATGAGAAGTCCCCGAAGAAGaggatttaaagaaaaatagaaaatggggaTGGACACATTATCATCGTTATTTCTTGAATCTGTAACCCTAATGGTAGGCGGGGCGTTAAAGGAAGATGGCCAAGAAGACAACCCATCATTTTGTGTTGAGGTTTGAACCTCATCGTGTTCAGCGGGGGGCTGAACGGCATCGGATTGTTGGTGCGGATCTAATCCGGAAGCGGATTCGAAGGCCGTTCCGAAATAGGCAGGAGAATAAAACTTGCGTTTTGGCAAACTGGGGGTAGTTGGATTCATTTCTGATTGTGACGGTATGAGATTGATAAGAGAAAGGCTCCTAAGTCCATCTAAAACGGGGGTTGACGGACTCATAACCAGATCTTGTTGGTGTTGGTCTAGTCCGTAGCCAGAAGCGGATCTGAAAGCTTTGGCGATATCGGCCAGAGAAAGACTCTTCCGTTCAGCTAAAATGGGGGAATGTTGATCCATAAATTGTTGGTGGTGTAGTTGTTCGTCTGATTCGCTTCCAGGAAAGGATTTTAGGGCCGCCGCAATATCGGCAGCCAAGGAAAGTTGCTTACGTTTAGTTAAATCAGGGGTAGGTGGATCCGCAACTGATTGTCGTTGTTTTAGCTCTGATCCCATTTCAGCAGCGGGAGCGGTTTCGAAAGCCGAGACGATATCGGCAAGACACTTAATACGTTCAGGTTCAGTCAATGATTTCCCCAAGGAATCCGTGAAATGTAAAGCGAAGTCAAATGCAGACTGAAGGGggacaaaaagaaagattacATTTCTTGCAGGTAATAACTCAGCACTAATGATTATTTATAGGTTCCAATAGACCTACTTTGGTTTTGAGAG containing:
- the LOC124197879 gene encoding ubiquitin-conjugating enzyme E2 S-like isoform X1; protein product: MASVSFENLAPQVSRQICKELQQLISDPPEGIKVILNEEDISDIQAIIDGPAGTPYASGHFRVKLVLGKDFPSGPPKGFFLTKIFHPNVSQQGEICVNTLKKDWKPDLGIKHIFLTIKCLLIVPNAESALNEEAGKLLLEHYEDYFQRAKMMTEIHAKVSQNQSNADAHLNEDNNPTEGPTASKKAATDRTVLADKKKPVAKDKKRTLKRL
- the LOC124197879 gene encoding ubiquitin-conjugating enzyme E2 S-like isoform X2 codes for the protein MASVSFENLAPQVSRQICKELQQLISDPPEGIKVILNEEDISDIQAIIDGPAGTPYASGHFRVKLVLGKDFPSGPPKGFFLTKIFHPNVSQQGEICVNTLKKDWKPDLGIKHIFLTIKCLLIVPNAESALNEEAGKLLLEHYEDYFQRAKMMTEIHAKSNADAHLNEDNNPTEGPTASKKAATDRTVLADKKKPVAKDKKRTLKRL
- the LOC124197880 gene encoding ADP-ribosylation factor-like protein 6-interacting protein 1, with product MPDILLVSDQEKRIKSLKRRIETWRVFLVALYSVLIWTESWYPAPIVGTISTVFLMYWYWNPPIITSVSLFFLILSLIDYSVPRICSCISQPHQWTALNEKKFEIICETLVKTQDKIYNQMTYFIDLKRTNPKMYFLSLFSFCSLSAWIGYTVNNWLICFILVTLISLYPGVKHNEVLSKFLSIFLHRVTNGIRSYTEKDSVKNK
- the LOC124197872 gene encoding potassium channel subfamily K member 2-like, producing the protein MGWKSSLTIHVGFWFYLVAGGLVYYYIENPMYHLPPVEKPMTINISFCQDLMNSVEYSASVSRGGANYENDHFEIWFGVVRESCNNLTVKLENVTDVNDTGDVAWEFSSALFLCMNILTTIGYGNFSPKSDWGKVFCIFYGFVGIPICVVFLASTSDYFSNMFLYLYERRQKKQRNDDKRHSIFIAAIFFLIPGLAVFIFFPSAIFVFIEGWSYLDATYFSFLTLTSVGFGDIVAAQQTNSKLLWLYRISWIIWVTLGIAYWAIVINFITKALKSKKVREKWEQTSHALAVQAKEVRRVVRSFSNNTLQLSHSGQNLSNEFIALKSKTAFDFAHHFTDSMGKALTNPERKRSSLTDFVTAFESGSGLPLQQQQSEIVNYNPDLTERSLTNIANALESIPRWGLGQHQSEQSSISAKDIIDTSTQNDGSPWLSFSNAQPDDNVSLPSVYLSANPSRKTSETKNDFPSRWYDDDASIRSTYLSLNPSRKTSETNNDHPNMPQTSTENPPLRNLLIEALMILNEAETNGTVLDQ